A window of Panicum virgatum strain AP13 chromosome 8K, P.virgatum_v5, whole genome shotgun sequence contains these coding sequences:
- the LOC120646065 gene encoding calmodulin-binding protein 25-like codes for MLMTAAAVHMDSYCAHGHGPSPSSSTSPAPPWLPVLADGNHRHQLLRDFTASSAPSTTPATAAPPNRHHLRTAAAAAAARRTTKRRPRPSRKLPTTYITADPASFRRMVHQVTGADDLLPAPPPEALCRPAPYRAGAAAGPAGARLMLPTLDTSAFLLGAPGVDAPCARSAGSAAAAQAVDRAEAGGPAAGACNYSSNSSSSCGGGFPTLDSWDAAHLF; via the coding sequence ATGCTcatgaccgccgccgccgtccacatGGACTCCTACTGCGCCCACGGTCACGGGccgtcaccctcctcctccacctcgccggcgccgccgtggctcCCCGTCCTTGCCGATGGCAACCACCGTCACCAGCTCCTCCGTGACTTCACGGCCTCCTCTGCGCCCTCCACgacgcccgccaccgccgcgccgccgaaccGTCACCACCTCCGCACcgcggctgctgcagctgcagcccgGCGCACCACAAAACGCCGCCCGCGGCCGTCGCGGAAGCTGCCCACCACCTACATCACCGCCGACCCCGCCAGCTTCCGCCGCATGGTGCACCAGGTCACCGGCGCCGACGACCTGCTGCCTGCGCCTCCTCCGGAAGCCCTCTGCCGCCCGGCGCCCTACCGCGCTGGTGCCGCTGCGGGCCCGGCCGGTGCTCGGCTGATGCTGCCCACGCTGGACACGTCGGCGTTCCTGCTCGGCGCGCCCGGGGTGGAcgcgccgtgcgcgcgctcggccgggtcggcggcggcggcgcaagcggtGGATCGGGCGGAGGCCGGTGGACCAGCAGCAGGGGCTTGCAActacagcagcaacagcagtagCAGCTGTGGTGGTGGCTTCCCGACCTTGGATTCCTGGGATGCTGCTCATCTCTTCTAG